In Brassica napus cultivar Da-Ae chromosome C2, Da-Ae, whole genome shotgun sequence, the sequence AACAAAGATTATatgcaaaataaaatacatcTAACGATCTCTTCTGCCACGCCCAACAACCTTCCCTGGTAACGACCACAAGAAAAAAGCAAATCATGATGAATGAATGAGTGAttgaacaagaaaataaaatctaatgaGTATAGTATAATACTGGTGGCAGCAGCCTTCTTGGGCTTAACCCTTGGGGTATCCCTGGTAAATACACGCTAGTCTGAAATATCACATAAGATTACACGATCATTTAGACAAGATGAGAtatagggggggggggggaatttGTTAAGTCTCGGCGGCGTCTTCACATGTTTCTTCTAAGAAATTTCAGCTTTGAATTAGTCAACATGAGAGAACTGTCGCATACTTGAGATATGCTTTCTGTGGATAATATCGCAGCTTTGAATCAGTCCAAAGAATACTTGGAAGGGACTATAATTAGTGAGTCAAGCATATAAAGAGATGCCGTGAAAGCCATATTACCCTCACAAATTTTCATCTTTGATTTTCGCATTGATGCTCTCTTCTAGACCTTAGAGAAAGATGGAAGGCTCTTGGAAGTCGGTGAGTATCACTCTCCTTGCCCTCTCTTTTCTCAACTTCATCACAGCTTTTGTAGGCGCATCTGAGGATCCATCTAGACACTTGTGTCGTCAAGACCAGAGGGATGCTCTTCTAGAATTAAAGAAGGGGTTCAAACTATCTTTTCGTCCCTTCAGAGATCTGACCTGGAGCACACCATCCTGGGAGAAAAAAAGTAGATTGCTGTTCCTGGGATGGTATCAGGTGTGATAACAAGTCGGTGGTAGTGATCGGGCTAGACCTTGGTGTGAATTCCCTTGAGGGAGAGATTAATTCGAGTAGCAGCCTTTTCAGGCTAAAGAATCTCCGCACCCTCAATCTTGCTTACAATGATTTCAACTCCTCTATCATCTCCACTCAGTACACTACATTCAAGGAGTTGAGAGTGTTCAACCTTTCTCAATCTTCTTTCTCGGGTCAAGTTCCAACCGAGCTGGTTCAACTAACCAAGTTGGTGTCTCTTGATCTTTCTTCTAATACTCTATCTGCTGACAAATCATTTCTTAACAAACTTGTCCGGAACTTGACAAACCTCAGAGAACTAAACCTACGTTCCGTTGACATTTCCTCAGAAATTCCTAAAAATATCTCAAACCTGTCCTATCTAAGATCACTCAACCTGGATGATTGCAACTTGATTGGTGGATTTCCAACTAGTGTTCTTTCCATTCCTACCATACAATCCATTTCCTTGAGTGGCAATCAAAAACTGGAAGGCCCTCTCCCAGAATTTAATGGAAACAACTCTCTTGCATATTTGGACCTTTCTCTTACATCCTTTTCGGGTAATATACCAAATTCTATCAGTAACCTCAAGCATCTGAATGTTTTGAGACTCCACGACTCCAATTTCAGTGGCTTGATTCCTTCTTCGCTTGGAAACCTTTCTCGTTTAACCAATATCCACCTCTCTGGTAACACTTTTGGTGGTGAAATCCCATTCTTTTGGACGTTTGAACCAGTTGACCAGCTTAGATGTTAATTCCAATAAGCTTAGCGGTAACTTTCCCATCGCACTACTCAATCTTACAAAGCTGTCATATCTGTCACTCTCTTAAGGGATTCTTCCTCCAAATATCAGTTCACTCTCCAGCTTGGAAAATTTCGAAGCACGCCAAAACTCATTCTTTGGAACTATCCCTTCtactttcttcttcaccatacCCTCTCTGGGAACTATTGATTTAGATGATAACCAACTCAGCGGAGCTCTGGGGTTTGTGAATATGTCTTCACCACCTTTCTCAAACAGAATCAGAATCAGTTTGTCGGGGTTATACCTTTCAAACAACAGAATCAGATGTCAAGTGCCAGGATGGTTATGGAGTCTACCAAATTTGGATAACTTGGATCTTTCCGACAACAGTTTCAGCCGCAAAGGATTTCTCCAGAGAAAAAATTGATGTGCTAGATCTGAGGTCAAATGATTTCCAAGGACCATTCTTTATCCCACCAAGGCCAATCGCAATATTCATTGCATCAAGAAACAGTTTCTCCGGAGAGATCCCCATATCAATATGTGATATGACGACCTCTCTAGATATCCTAGATATCGCCAACAACAACTTGAACGGATCAGCTCCGGAGTGTTTTTGGAATCTCACTGCCAAGTCTCTCTCAGTTTTAGACATTGGTGATAATCACTTCACTGGAAGCCTACCAGATATATTCAAGAATGCCACCAATCTGAGGTCACTCAATCTCGGTTACAACCATTTCGTGGGGAAACTTCCAAGATCTTTGACAAGCTGCTCTTCTCTAGAGGTCCTAAACGTGGAACACAATCGATTCGACGACACTTTCCCATTCTGGTTGCAGTCCCTAAACAAGCTACAAGTTCTGATCCTCAGGTCAAACGAGTTTCATGGGTTATTACAATATCAACCCCAAGGACCTTCCTGGTTTCCGCAGCTCCGAATCATTGACTTATCACACAATGAATTCACAGGGACCTTACTAGATGATTTCTTCATCTACTTGAGCGCAATGTCATCAAAGGGAGATAGTCCAAAATTTAAGTACATTGGGGGCAATTCATATTACCGCGACTCAATGGTTTTGATGAACAAGGGAGTGGAGCTGGAGTACACTAGGATCTTCACACTCTTAACAGCCATTGATTTCTCAGGAAACAAACTCCAAGGAGAGATCCCTGAATCCATCGGTCTTCTAAAAGATCTAATTGTGCTCAATCTCTCGAGCAACGGTTTTAACGGCAACATCCCTTCGTCTCTGGGGAATCTGACTCAGCTCGAGTCACTGGACTTGTCGCACAACGAGCTTTCGGGTCAAATCCCACCTGCGCTCAGGGACCTCACGAAACTGTCGTTCATCAAGGTTTCTCACAACGAGCTAGTAGGCCCGATACCGCGAAGCACACAGTTCCAGACGCAATCTGCTTCGTCTTTCCAAGGGAATCGCGGACTGTGTCTGTGTGGTCCTCCTCTCAACGAAAACTGCGGAGACAAGGAGGAGCCATCACAAACagaggagaaggaagaagaagacgtgATAAGCTGGATCGCAGCTGCTATAGGCTTAGCGCCTGGATTCATCTTCGGGATGACGATTGGGCACGTCGTGATTATAAGCAAGCCTCAGTGGTTCATGGTGAGGAAGAAAACGCGGCGGATCGCGTTAGGTCGGTTCTCTAGTGAGGTATGTTTCGATCAAACGATTCTTTAATCCACAAATATCTTCAGATGCGTACATTGTTGTAACTGATTATCACAATTCCTCTTCAGTCTCCACACCAAAGAAACCCTAGGTGAGCAAGAGGGACGACATAGCGGTATGCATGGAAGGACTTTACCGATGACCACTGGGATTGGGGGGAGTAGACGTCTGTTTTTGTATTACAATATTTGTTATGTTTGCTTCTCATTTGAGCATATAATAAATCTTCGAGTTAAATCATactattactttttattttaccccaaaaataaatcatattaatttttgttcTAATTAAATAGGTTCTAGTTtaatgggcaaatctccaaaatagcaactttctaagtttatatcacaaaaatagcactccaaaactaaaatgaccaaaatagcacatttctaagtttatcctttgaaaattttaattttttatttttcaaaatttgaaatcttatccccaaaacctcatttctcaactctaaaccctaaaccttaaactctaaaccctaaaccctaaactctaaaccctaaaccctaaaccgtaaactctaaaccctaaaccctaaaccctaaactctaaaccctaaaccctaaaccctaaaccctaaaccctaaacctcacactttaactctaaaccctaagtttgtgacttttgataaaatattaagttttgataaaatattaagtgctatttttgtgacttttgaccttgaatgctagtttgggaacaaaaacttgatttagtgctatttttgtctttttctctagtTTAATTTCGttggttttactaaatttggtTTATTATCTTAGATTTGTAtacatatagtttaattaatttttttagttttactaaatttggtTTATTATCTtagatttgtatatatatttagtgaaattatgcatatatatattattttgagaaATAACTAGGAAAATAACAACAATCTTTGTAAAAATTTATGcacatatatacattttataacaCAACTCAATTATAGAAactgattaatattttattttcatttatttatatgttttagaccattctttaatttatatgtagaatattttcataaataataataagtattGCTAACTTGCTATTCACTtgagcttttgattttaaatataagGTTTTAGATTGGTTCATTTAATACTGAACCACAAATTATTTTTGATTCCATTTAGAATAAAATCGAGTTAGCTTTGTTCATTGCATTGAATATAGTAAAtacattttcatcaaaattatataatttaatatagagAAATTCCTTATGATAGcccttttaagtttttgtcacaaaaatagtcttTAAAACGGAAAatgaccaatttttttttattaaaaggtaaaaatatatttacaccctagggttaactaatctaaacttagggCTTAGAGTTAAGGGGTTGAGTTTTGATGATAGAGTttcaaaatttaagaaataaaaaattaaaattaaaattttcaaaataaaaaggctattttgttttttttagagttacttttgtgacaaaaacttaaaaatgactattcGAGAGAATTGTTCTTTGgtatatgttattttgaaaaaacagaaaaattaaaatgatatttgatGAAATAACGGCAAGAAGCTATTCACAGATAAAGACATAATAGCattcatatctttttatatagACACACTTTCACGAAGTTTCACCATCACATTACTTGTCTTCTCCCAAGATATGAAAGAGGCGGAAACTCATGAGCTTCATTCACACATGGTTCCATGTCTTTTCCTCTTGTTCATTTCACAAAAACATGTGTCCTAGCATTGCCGCTTTTACAAAGACAGTCCACACCTTTTGTTTTGGGTTACAATTTAGTAGAGAGCGACAAAACatactatttataaaatggAAACACACAAACAATTCAAGAAAATCAATTATTTCTGTGCAAAATGACACTTCAGATAATGTTGATGCCTGGAGCTCATGGCATGTAAAACATTTTTCTGTAAAAAGTCAAAGTACAAAAAGAGCATTTCATGCAACGTCAAGGAAAAGAGCTTAGgccttttgtatatatatatatatatatacatacatacgcAGAGACTAGAGATCCACACCACTAAACTATTACATTTTCACTACTTTGAATACTTTGTGTCCAAAAATATTCATAGAATGAGCTTTCTTCTTCGTTCAATCTGTTTCCTCTTCGTTTTAAACATTCTTAACACGTTTGCTTCTCCTACACGGCACTTGTGCCGACCCGACGAAAAGAATGCCCTTTTGAAGTTCGTGAGTGAGTTTGAGATTCGGAATCTTGACGATGAtgttttttctagtttttcttATCCCAAGACGAACTCGTGGAGCAACAAGAGTGATTGTTGTTCATGGGACGGTATCACGTGCCATGCCAAGTCTGGTGAAGTGGTCGAGCTAGACCTAAGTTCCAGTTGCTTCCACGGCAAACTAAGTTCCAAAAGCAGTCTTTTTAAACTGCAAAGGCTCCGTGTCCTCAATCTTGCTTACAACGATCTCGGCTCTTCTGAGATACCTAGCCAGCTCGGTACACTCAAGGAGTTAACACTACTCAACCTCTCAAACACTTTGTCATCTGGTCCAATTCCAACAGAGCTTCTTCATCTAACCAAGTTGGTGTCTCTTGACCTCTCTTCTAACTCATTATCAGCTCAAAAGTCATTTCTTAACAATCTTTCCCAGAATTTGACAAACCTAGAGGAGCTTAACCTAGGTCTTGTAGACATTTCTTCAGAAATTCCTCCAAATATCTCAAAACTATCCTCTCTCAAATCACTCTCTCTTGATGAATGTAACTTGTTTGGTAAATTACCAAGCAGTCTTTTTATGATTCCTACTATGCAATCCATTAACTTGCAAGGCAATCAAGATATGGTAGGATCTCTTCCAGAGTTTAATAGAAATAACTCTCTTGTTTTCTTGGACCTCTCTTGGATATCCCTAGGTAACTTACCTGTCTCCATCAACAACCTTAAACACTTGACTACTTTGAAACTTGGGTTTTGCAATTTACATGGACAGATTTCATCTTCACTTGGAAACTTAACTAACCTATCCACTCTTGACCTTTCATCTAATTTTTTCAATGGTCATATCCCTTCTTCATTTGGAAATCTTCTCCATCTTACCTCTTTAGTCCTTTCTTCTAATAGACTTAGTGGCCAAATCCCACCTTCCTTTGCCAATCTTAATCAACTTACTACCTTAAGTCTTGTTTCCAATAAGCTTAGTGGTAACTTTCCTCTTCCATTACTCAATCTCACAAAGTTGTCAGAGTTATCACTAGTCAACAATCATTTCACAGGTACACTTCCTCCAAACATAAGTGCACTTTGCAACTTAGAGACCTTTGAAGCAAGTGAAAACATTTTCACTGGAACTCTTCCTTCTACTCTCTTCAACACCCCTTCTTTGACTTATATCGATTTGAAAGATAATCAACTCAATGCCATTCTTGAGTTTGGGAATATCTCTTCACCATCTAAGCTAGAAAGGTTATCACTTGGCAATAACCATTTCAAAGGGTCTCTCCCAATATCCATTTCAAGCTTAGTCAATCTTTACAGCCTTGACCTTTCTTATTACAACACGGGGATGTCAGTAGACTTTGGTTTCTTCTTATCACAACTCAAGGGTCTCAtagatctggacataagctatATAAACACCACAAATATAGTTGACTTGAGTACCATCCTCTTACATCTCAAGTCCCTATCTTCACTGCAGCTGTCAGGGGTACATGTCTCGACCGCGAAAATGGGTTTAGTTTCCAATCTACCAACGAACTTAGGCACCTTGCACTTGTCAGGCTGTGGTATCACAGAGTTTCCAAAATTCCTAAAGAACCTACAAAAGATGTCTCACTTGGATCTCTCAGACAACAAAATCAAAGGTGAGGTGCCACATTGGCTGTGGAATCATCTACCAATGCTATCAGTCCTGAATCTACGCAACAACTCTTTCACCGGTCTTGAAAGATACTCAAATGATTCATCTAGACTGGAGCTTATTGTTCTAGATTTGAGTTCAAACGCGTTCCAAGGACCATTGTTCGACCCACCAGTCTCAACAGAAGCATTAGTCGTCTCCAACAACAACTTCACAGGAAAGATCCCTGAATCCATATGTGAGCAGAGATATCTACAAACCCTTGATTTATCCAACAACAGCTTCACAGGCTCAATACCTCAATGTCTAAAGAATCTGAACAGTTATCTTTCATTTCTTAACCTCCACCATAATCAACTCAATGGAAGTATTCCAGAAATATTCACCAACGCCACTGACTTAGTATCCATTGACGTCAGCCAAAACAGGTTGGCTGGGAAGCTTCCAAGGTCACTGAAGAGCTGCACTAGCCTCGAAGTTCTCAACGTGAGAAGCAATGGAATCGACGACACGTTTCCTTTCTGGCTGAATACTTTGCCTGAGCTAAAAGTCATTGTCCTCCGCAACAACAACTTCAAAGGACCTTTACACCGTCATCATCCTTTCGGATTTCCCAAGCTGCAAATCATTGATGTATCCAACAATGGCTTCAACGGGACACTACCATCAGATTACTTTTCAGACTGGAACATGACTAGACGTGAAGATCGGTCGGGAGTTATTTACATCAGATATAATGATTATTACCATGATTCAATGGTCTTGATGAGTAAAGAAGTAGAGATGAAACTGGAACGGATATTGAAACTCTTAACAGCTATTGACTTGTCAGGAAATGAACTCAGTGGAAAGATCCCTGACTCCATTGGTCTGCTCAAGGATCTTATTGTGCTCAATCTATCAAGCAACGGTTTCACTGGTGACATACCTTCATCTTTTGGGAATCAGAGTCAGCTCGAGTCATTAGACTTATCGAATAACAAGCTTTCAGGGTCAATTCCACCTTCTCTCGGGGATCTCTCTAGTCTGTCTTACATCAAGGTTTCCAACAACCAGCTCCACGGTCCAATACCGCAAAGTACACAGTTTCAAACTCAGTCTGCTTCGTCTTTTGAAGGAAACCTTGGACTGTGTGGTCTTCCTCTCAGTGAAAAGTGCGGAGAGCAATCACAAGAGCCAGAAGCAGAGGAagcagaggaggaagaaggagtACTGAGCTGGACTGCAGCTGCCATAGCCTTAGCACCTGGAGTTATCCTCGGGTTGACAATTGGGCACATTTTGGTTACACAAAAGACTCACTGGTTCATGAGATTTCTTGCGTGAGAAACAAGGATGACCGAAAAAGATTTATTCTCTCTATCCAAaccctttgttttgttttgttttttttttgttatatagaAAAAGTTTCCATATCTTAATTATGTGTATAGAGATGATCTTGTTATATGTTGGAACTTATTTTTGAGCATCATGAAAAAGTGTTTTTCATATGTCAAAAATAGAGTTagtttgaatgagaaatgaaaatttcaaaTGGGTTGCTTGCAAAGCTTAAAATGTAACATTCCTAAAATGTCTCACATTGGAATCACGAGGAAAAAGTCATATTGTATATAAAATGGAGAATTATTTACAAAGCTCAAAGCTTTGAATACACATTAGTGTATTGGGAAAAGGAGATatgaaaaaaagatttatttttatctagAAAAGTTTTGTTATATGTTGAATAAGTCAACATATTTATTatctcttttaattttaatttgtaacAACAAATTAAAACAAGAATTAAATTGTGTAACATACAAATGTTAATGTAACTCTTAATTAAAAATGTTTCTGATTATATGTTACGATGACGTgactcttaatttttaaaatgttaatgtAATTTGTATGTTAGCTTTTCAGCTTTAATATAAACTAGATCTCGATTCGTGCAACCTAATATATTGTGTTTTGGCACATTATACGTATGTCTTACTAATAGTTTTTAAGGTTTTATCGAGTCTTTTTAGTCTTTTTCGAGTCATAACAGGTCTAGAGTTGCATTAGATGAGAAATTGACCAGCTagaggaaaagaaaagagaaaagtaTGATTTGGAGTCTTTCGCACGAAACAGCCAACCGGACCGGAGCAGTCTGAGTGCCTGCTCCAGCGacagagataaaaaaaagaagtttccaaatatttcgaaatttgccctagatttcctatttctttCCTCTAGCCGCCTGtggcttctatatatatagtttcatatttattattttagaccTACCTTAGTTTTTACGTAAGAAAAGACCCGAGAGAGCTTTGATTTTGGCGATTgctacttgtaagggagaagacCTTATCTATCTcatagagaagattatcctgaaccctctGATTTATTTTGATctattatatgcagtattattcagaaatcatgttTCTCTGTTCTTGTGTTATGTCTGAGTATCACCGATTTAGTTTAGGGTTCTAGGGTTTTGGATTCGTGAGCTAAGCATAAATACGTCATCTTGAAATTGTCtacattaatatatgtttttgttgcTTGCAATGAACCGATCACTCAGTGCATGAATTAGGGTTAATCGATTTAGCTAGCCGTTAATTGATAACCTGATATAAATTGAATGAGCTTTGCATCCctagtcagcgagagtagatattagggtgtattgtgaacatatcggacttgatctctagaGCTTGCCAACatgtcttgatccaaacgagagtttaggcatcAAGACCGGCTTGCAAAGGAATCAACACCACGAGAGTGGGTTGATTCAACCTGAGTgatccaagtttagactcgttataaactgaacttgaataattgcttGGTTTGTGATTCCATACCTGAAGAAGAAACCCTAGACTAACGCCTTTAAATCAATCCGAAACAACCTAACCTCTTCTTTACgatatttacttctttaaaacCCCCACTTCGTTTTAGCTAAAttttgatcccataaagataaagtgtgaactggtcctctggaattGAATCTAAAGATATTACAACTACACTGTTAACTTGATAGTAGACAAAGATCCAATTTTAGTGTATCACAaccgcgcagatttttgttttcatttatttttatataaacattttgttttcaattccaaattggtatatatataatatacatgtgtctatcaatttttaaaacataataagtttacagtatatttttttcattgaatagattgtttcaaactttcacatgtatttgtatcttcttctatatatatattttcggattattatttcatgattaaaattttaactatatatttataaatattagtaaaatattattttattgtcatattcaaagatattgtaacatttcacaaatttagaaagtttttttaaaattaaacttttcgcttcatagatttatattatcgagtaaa encodes:
- the LOC106382250 gene encoding receptor-like protein 6; its protein translation is MSFLLRSICFLFVLNILNTFASPTRHLCRPDEKNALLKFVSEFEIRNLDDDVFSSFSYPKTNSWSNKSDCCSWDGITCHAKSGEVVELDLSSSCFHGKLSSKSSLFKLQRLRVLNLAYNDLGSSEIPSQLGTLKELTLLNLSNTLSSGPIPTELLHLTKLVSLDLSSNSLSAQKSFLNNLSQNLTNLEELNLGLVDISSEIPPNISKLSSLKSLSLDECNLFGKLPSSLFMIPTMQSINLQGNQDMVGSLPEFNRNNSLVFLDLSWISLGNLPVSINNLKHLTTLKLGFCNLHGQISSSLGNLTNLSTLDLSSNFFNGHIPSSFGNLLHLTSLVLSSNRLSGQIPPSFANLNQLTTLSLVSNKLSGNFPLPLLNLTKLSELSLVNNHFTGTLPPNISALCNLETFEASENIFTGTLPSTLFNTPSLTYIDLKDNQLNAILEFGNISSPSKLERLSLGNNHFKGSLPISISSLVNLYSLDLSYYNTGMSVDFGFFLSQLKGLIDLDISYINTTNIVDLSTILLHLKSLSSLQLSGVHVSTAKMGLVSNLPTNLGTLHLSGCGITEFPKFLKNLQKMSHLDLSDNKIKGEVPHWLWNHLPMLSVLNLRNNSFTGLERYSNDSSRLELIVLDLSSNAFQGPLFDPPVSTEALVVSNNNFTGKIPESICEQRYLQTLDLSNNSFTGSIPQCLKNLNSYLSFLNLHHNQLNGSIPEIFTNATDLVSIDVSQNRLAGKLPRSLKSCTSLEVLNVRSNGIDDTFPFWLNTLPELKVIVLRNNNFKGPLHRHHPFGFPKLQIIDVSNNGFNGTLPSDYFSDWNMTRREDRSGVIYIRYNDYYHDSMVLMSKEVEMKLERILKLLTAIDLSGNELSGKIPDSIGLLKDLIVLNLSSNGFTGDIPSSFGNQSQLESLDLSNNKLSGSIPPSLGDLSSLSYIKVSNNQLHGPIPQSTQFQTQSASSFEGNLGLCGLPLSEKCGEQSQEPEAEEAEEEEGVLSWTAAAIALAPGVILGLTIGHILVTQKTHWFMRFLA
- the LOC111198145 gene encoding receptor-like protein 7 — translated: PGAHHPGRKKVDCCSWDGIRCDNKSVVVIGLDLGVNSLEGEINSSSSLFRLKNLRTLNLAYNDFNSSIISTQYTTFKELRVFNLSQSSFSGQVPTELVQLTKLVSLDLSSNTLSADKSFLNKLVRNLTNLRELNLRSVDISSEIPKNISNLSYLRSLNLDDCNLIGGFPTSVLSIPTIQSISLSGNQKLEGPLPEFNGNNSLAYLDLSLTSFSGNIPNSISNLKHLNVLRLHDSNFSGLIPSSLGNLSRLTNIHLSGNTFGGEIPFFWTFEPVDQLRC
- the LOC106378750 gene encoding receptor-like protein 35 is translated as MTTSLDILDIANNNLNGSAPECFWNLTAKSLSVLDIGDNHFTGSLPDIFKNATNLRSLNLGYNHFVGKLPRSLTSCSSLEVLNVEHNRFDDTFPFWLQSLNKLQVLILRSNEFHGLLQYQPQGPSWFPQLRIIDLSHNEFTGTLLDDFFIYLSAMSSKGDSPKFKYIGGNSYYRDSMVLMNKGVELEYTRIFTLLTAIDFSGNKLQGEIPESIGLLKDLIVLNLSSNGFNGNIPSSLGNLTQLESLDLSHNELSGQIPPALRDLTKLSFIKVSHNELVGPIPRSTQFQTQSASSFQGNRGLCLCGPPLNENCGDKEEPSQTEEKEEEDVISWIAAAIGLAPGFIFGMTIGHVVIISKPQWFMVRKKTRRIALGRFSSESPHQRNPR